One genomic segment of Bacteroidales bacterium includes these proteins:
- a CDS encoding DUF438 domain-containing protein: protein MSEFTNTAKNRIDLLNKYMLGIIEGESGAQLIKDLGIKTENFIPSDLLGAFNQLFEANDDLEKMKMASNKLFNILYENLKTYPAIKEKPNGFIDYLKKDNAIAAEKLKKIKPFIKKINQEVDAKTLLELNQRFSDLEKFTWHYTVKENVLFPILETNWQEHDCLKLMWSFHDDIRKNFRKTIDLAKIETFDLKAFNKYASLLFFNISTIIFREEYVLFPLMLETFDENQMDKMLHETSEMTLPFVNIDIADLKATSGNKENKDNYIKFPTGEITVEQAEMVFNHLPVDITFVDENDEVRYFSTPKHRIFPRTAAIIGRKIQNCHPPESVGVVDRIVDSFKKGEKEVASFWIHMGPKYVLIQYFAVRDKENKYRGVLEVSQEISEIQEIKGDRRLLDW, encoded by the coding sequence ATGTCAGAATTCACAAATACCGCAAAAAACCGTATCGACCTTCTTAACAAATATATGCTAGGCATTATTGAGGGAGAAAGTGGCGCTCAACTCATTAAAGACCTTGGCATTAAAACGGAGAATTTTATCCCCTCTGACCTACTAGGAGCATTCAATCAACTATTTGAAGCCAATGATGATCTGGAAAAGATGAAAATGGCTTCCAATAAGTTATTCAATATTCTGTACGAAAACCTAAAGACTTACCCAGCCATAAAAGAAAAACCAAATGGCTTTATCGATTATTTAAAAAAAGACAATGCCATTGCTGCGGAGAAATTAAAAAAAATAAAACCATTTATTAAAAAGATTAATCAAGAAGTTGATGCAAAAACACTCCTAGAATTAAACCAACGCTTTTCCGATTTAGAGAAATTTACTTGGCATTATACCGTAAAAGAGAATGTACTCTTCCCTATTTTGGAAACAAACTGGCAAGAACACGATTGCCTAAAACTGATGTGGTCTTTCCACGATGATATTCGTAAGAATTTCAGAAAAACAATAGATCTAGCAAAAATTGAAACTTTTGATTTAAAAGCTTTTAATAAATATGCTAGCCTCCTGTTTTTCAATATCAGCACCATTATTTTCAGAGAAGAATATGTTTTATTTCCACTGATGTTGGAAACTTTCGATGAAAATCAAATGGATAAAATGTTGCACGAAACAAGTGAAATGACACTTCCTTTTGTAAATATTGATATTGCTGACTTAAAAGCGACATCTGGCAACAAAGAAAATAAAGATAATTATATCAAATTCCCCACAGGTGAAATTACTGTAGAACAAGCCGAAATGGTTTTTAATCACCTTCCGGTGGATATTACTTTTGTGGACGAAAACGATGAAGTACGTTATTTCTCAACACCCAAGCATCGCATTTTCCCACGAACAGCAGCTATTATCGGTCGAAAAATACAAAACTGCCACCCACCCGAAAGTGTTGGTGTAGTGGATCGTATTGTTGATTCCTTTAAAAAAGGAGAAAAAGAAGTAGCTAGCTTTTGGATTCATATGGGTCCAAAATATGTGCTCATTCAGTATTTCGCTGTGCGCGATAAAGAAAATAAATATAGAGGTGTTTTAGAAGTTTCGCAAGAAATATCTGAAATACAAGAAATTAAAGGCGATCGAAGATTACTCGATTGGTAA